The DNA region GGACCATCCGGTCAGACCGAAGCCAGAACAGCCGGTCGGAGGCACTGAACCTCATACGGAACCGGAAGGGACACCTGCCCCATATTGTCGTGGTCACCGGCGAACCCATGCCCAGCCGCCTCTCCTCCATCGCCTTGGGCACGGGCGACATAGACTGCGTCTACCACTTCGCCCTGTATGAACTGCTCGCGTCCCTGGAAGGGCTCGGGGCGGAGGACGCCCTGGAGTCCCTGAAGATCATGATGGACGGCAAACGCCTCAAGGACATTTCCGACCTTCCCATGGACTTGGCCGTGTGAGAATGGCCGCGCGGCGCTTGACGGTTCGCGGCCCGTTTATTTCCCCCCGCACTCCCGCCACAGGGACGCGATCCGCTTCTTGCCTTCGTCCGGGGAGGACTCATAGGCCGTCAGGACGCCCCGTAACCCCTCCGCCAGTTTGTTGACGGTGTCCGTGTAGGCCTGGTCCGCGGCGGCCTGGGAGGCCCCGGGCAGCCTTTCCAGGGCGCCGGATGCGAGCATCTCCCGGCGCGCCGCCGCCGCCGCAACATGGTCCAGGATGAGCCGCGCGTGGGCCGCCTCGTAGGTCCCGCCCAGACCGGCTTCCCGCAGGCGCGCCTCCAGCGCCCGGAACGGCTCCAGGTCCGCGGGCAGGCCGGGCGGCGGCGCGGCGGACGGCGGCGCATCCGGCACGGCGCGGGCCTCGGCGCCGCCCAGCAGGATCTGCACGCGCGCCGTGTCCGGTGTGCCGGCGTGGTCCAGAAAGACCGACCGCTCGTCGAAGGATTTCCAGGGGGCGCCGTTGACGAGCACGCCGGTCACGGGGCCGGTTCCGGTGGACGACAGGAACAGGCGCTTCGCGCCGAAGCGGATGGGGAAGCGCTGGTCGAGCTCCGTGATCCCCGCGGGAAGGTGCGGGCGCAACTCCAGCCCGTCGGCGCGGTAGAGGTACTCGAACAGGCCGCGGATGAGCGCGGCGGGCGCGCCCCAGTTGTCGTAGACGCAGTTGACCGGCTCCTTGGGCTGGTACACCTTGTTGCCGAAGTCCACCAGGGGGTTGTCGGTGCGCCACCGCTTGGCGAAGCCCAGCAGGTGCGCCACCGCGCGCCGCGCGTCGTCGTGCGCCCCCACGCGGCAGTACCCCAGGATCATGCGCGCCTCGGCCGTGGTCCAGTGGCCGCCGTTCACCCAGGTGCCGAAGGACCACAGCCAGTCCTTGGGCTCCGTGTACATGTCGTCAAGGCCGGGATAGTTGGTGATGATGACATCATGCGGGCGCAGCCCGGGAATGGACGCGATTTTCTCGTAGGTTTTCCGCGCCTGTGCGTCGTCCACAATGTTGAACGCCATGGCGTCGTGGTTGCAGACGGCCTCGAAATAGCCGTGCTTCTCCGCGCCGTACACGCCGTGGCGCGTGCCGTCGGGGTCCAACGACTTGATGAAATACCCCCCGTCCGTCTCCATCCGGGCGAGCCCCCGCCGCGCCGAATCGCGGCGGCCCGCGTACAGCGCCGCCTTCTCCGCGTTCCCCGCCAGCTTCTCCAGCTCCACCAGCCGGTCAAGCGCCGCGATGTACGTCACCGACAGGCCCGTGAGGTAGGACATGCCGTAGGTGCCGTCGGGCTTCTTCCAGCCCGCGTGGCTCGGCGCCAGCAGGTTGCCCGCCGGCCCCGCGAGAAACAGGTCGTTCTCCGGGTCGCGGCGCGTCTCGATGAAATGGACGCTGCGCTCCAGCAGGGGCAGGTAGCGCGCGGCGGCGGCGGCGTCCCGGCTGATGAGAAGCAGCTCCGCCTGCATGACCACGCCGGCCGCCGTGAACTCCATGCCCCAGTCGTGGATGTCAATGCGCCCGTCGCCCTGCTTGTGGTACACCAGCGTGGGCGACGCGGCGTCGCAGAGGCAGCCGTCCGGCCCGACCCATCCCTTCTCCCCCGCCGTCTTTCCGTCGCCGATGTGGGAGAACCACAGGTCCTGCGCGTTTTGCAGGAAGGTGGTGTGCGGCTCCGCGAGGAACGGCAGCGCGCAGTAGGTGGTGCCGTAGCTGTTCTGGATCCACCACGCGCCCCAGGTGGGCCCCTCCACAAACCCGTTCCACACCGGGGTGTAGAGCATGGCGATGTCCTGGTATTCCGGGTCCGGGTGGAAGACGCGGGCGCTGGTCTCCAGCAGCCGCAGGTAGTCCGTGTCCCCCGCGCCGCCGAAATGCCGGCCCTCGAACCGCTCCGCCGCCCATCCCCCGGCGCATGCCAGCGCCGCCACAGCCATCGCAAGAGCAATGCTCTTCTTCATGGTCCCGCTCCTTTCGCGCGCCCGCCGGGCGGCGACGCCGCCCCATTGTATGCCCCGGGCGCCGTTTCTTCCAACCGCCCGCCTCGCGCCCAAGATCGCCGAATAAGCGACGGCGCATGCGTTCGCTCCAGGGCGCGGCAAGCGGCGCCCCTACATGCGCGCGCCGCGGGCATACGCGAAGAGACCGGGCGTTCCGCCCGTAGCGGCGCCCCTACGGGTGCATACCCGAGGCGTGGGCAGGTAGGGGCGCCGCTTGCTGCGCCCTCTTCGCATGCTCGGGAGAGCCTGCCGGTCGCGGCGGCCGCCCGCCGCGGTATACAATCTTGGCCTGCGGCGCGGCGCGCGCCCAACAGGGAGACTCCCCCATGGCGGAACAGTTCATCTTCACCATGCTCGGCCTGAACAAGTTCTACGGCCAGAAGCAGGTGCTCAAGGACATCAACCTCTGCTTCTACCCCGGTGCCAAGATCGGCATCGTGGGCGAGAACGGCTCGGGCAAGTCCACGGTCCTGCGCATCATGGCCGGGCTGGACCCCGATTTCCAGGGCCGCGCCGAGCTGAGCCGGGGATACACCGCCGGCATGGTCGCCCAGGAACCCGTTCTCGACCCGGACAAGACGGTCCGCCAGACCATCGAGGCGGCCTTCGCGGGCACCATGGCCCTGCTGGACGAGTTCAACGCCGTCTCCATGAGCATGGGCGAGATCACGGACGACGACGAGATGCAGAAGGCCCTGGACCGCATGGGCGCCCTGCAGGACAGGCTGGACGCGGCGGACGCCTGGAACCTGGACCAGCGCCTGGCCCAGGCCGGCGAGGCCCTCTGCCTGCCCGACGACGACCGCCTCGTCGGCACCCTCAGCGGCGGCGAGAAGCGCCGCGTGGCCCTGTGCAGGGTCCTGCTGGAGCGCCCCGACCTCCTGCTGCTCGACGAGCCGACCAACCATCTGGACGCCGAGACGGTGGACTGGCTGGAGACCCAGCTCCGCGACTACCCCGGCACGGTGATCATCGTCACCCACGACCGCTATTTCCTCGACAACGTCACCAAGTGGATCCTGGAGCTGGAGGGCGGCCACGGCATCCCCTGGGAGGGCAACTACTCCTCCTGGCTGGAGCAGAAGCTCGCGGGCCTCGCCGACCAGGAGAAGGGCGGCTCGCCGCGCGGCCGCGCCCTGCGCCACGAGCTGGACTGGATCCGCATGGGCAACAAGGCCCGCCGCGAGATGAGCCGCGCCCGCCTCGGCCAGTACGAGCAGCTCGTCGCCCGCGAGAACGCCGCCGCCCGCGGCGACAACGCCGTCATGCGCATCGCCCCCGGGCCGCCCCTGGGCGACCAGGTGATCGTGTTCAACGGCGTCTCCAAGCGCTTCGGCGAGCAGGCGCTCTTCGAGGGGCTGGACTTCATCGTGCCCAAGGCGGCCCTCGTGGGGATCATCGGCCCCAACGGCACCGGCAAGACCACCCTGCTGCGCATGCTCGTGGGCCAGGAGACGCCCGACGCGGGAAGCGTCACCCTCGGGGCGTCCGTCCGCTTCGCCTACGCCGACCAGGAGCGCACCGCCCTGCGCAACGACGTCAGCCTCCTCGAGGAGATCGGCGGCGGCATGGACGAGGTGGTCCTCGGCAAGGAGCGCATCCCCCTGCGGAAATACCTCGCCCAGTTCGGGTTCCGCGGCGCGGACCAGCAGAAGATGGCCGGCCAGCTCTCCGGCGGCGAGCGCAACCGCTGCAACCTCGCCAAAGTGCTCAAGGAGGGCGGCAACGTCCTGCTCCTCGACGAGCCCACCAACGACCTCGACGTGAACACCCTGCGCCTGCTGGAGGAGGCCCTCCTCGACTTCAGCGGCTGCGCCCTCGTCATCAGCCACGACCGCTTCTTCCTCGACCGCATCTGCACCCACCTCCTCGTCTTCGAGGGCGACGGACAGGTGCGCTGGTTCCAGGGCAACTACCAGGAATACGAGGAGTGGCGGCTCAACGAGCTCGGCACCCGCCTCTTCGAGAACCGCCGCGCCCGCTACCGCAAAATCGTCAAGGCCTGACGGAAAAGGCGGGAACACTCACACGGAGCCACGGGGGCGCGGAGAAGAGAGAAGAGAAAGAAGTGAGACGGAATAAACGATTGGGCCGCCCCCCTGTCCGGAGTGTCGCCCCTTCTTTTGGGCGTTAACCCGCTCCGCGTGATCCACATCTTCCGCAGCCCCTCCTCCAGAGTCTCCGCCGCAAGACAAGAGGGCTGGACGGGGCTTGGCAACAACGACAGGCACCAGGGAAAAAGGAGCCGGTCTTCCCTGCTGTCCCCTCCCC from Candidatus Hydrogenedentota bacterium includes:
- the ettA gene encoding energy-dependent translational throttle protein EttA encodes the protein MAEQFIFTMLGLNKFYGQKQVLKDINLCFYPGAKIGIVGENGSGKSTVLRIMAGLDPDFQGRAELSRGYTAGMVAQEPVLDPDKTVRQTIEAAFAGTMALLDEFNAVSMSMGEITDDDEMQKALDRMGALQDRLDAADAWNLDQRLAQAGEALCLPDDDRLVGTLSGGEKRRVALCRVLLERPDLLLLDEPTNHLDAETVDWLETQLRDYPGTVIIVTHDRYFLDNVTKWILELEGGHGIPWEGNYSSWLEQKLAGLADQEKGGSPRGRALRHELDWIRMGNKARREMSRARLGQYEQLVARENAAARGDNAVMRIAPGPPLGDQVIVFNGVSKRFGEQALFEGLDFIVPKAALVGIIGPNGTGKTTLLRMLVGQETPDAGSVTLGASVRFAYADQERTALRNDVSLLEEIGGGMDEVVLGKERIPLRKYLAQFGFRGADQQKMAGQLSGGERNRCNLAKVLKEGGNVLLLDEPTNDLDVNTLRLLEEALLDFSGCALVISHDRFFLDRICTHLLVFEGDGQVRWFQGNYQEYEEWRLNELGTRLFENRRARYRKIVKA